AGATAATGACGATGGTAGCCACACCATTACTATCAAGAATCCAGATGGGACCACCGCGACGACTACTGTCAAAGACGGTAAAGATGGCAAATCATCTGAAGTGACCACTAAAGATAATGGTGACGGTACTCACACTATCACGATTAAGAACCCAGATGGGACCACCACAACAACTACCATCAAAGATGGTAAGGATGGCCAAAACGGTAAAGATGGCATCGACGGTAAAACCTTTGCCCCAGTGGTAGAAAAAGGTCAAGATGGCACAACTACGATTAAGTTCTATCCTGTAGATCCTAAGACCGGCAAGCCAGATACCAGTCAAGCGGCAGTCGCAGAAGGTGCTGTCAAAGATGGTAGAGACGGCAAGTCGCCAGAAGTTACTTTAAAGGATAATGGCGATGGTAGCCATACCATCACGGTTAAGAATCCCGATGGCACTTCTTCGACAACTACGGTCAAAAATGGTAAAGACGGCAAGTCCCCAGAAGTCACCACCAAAGACAATGGAGACGGCACCCACACCATTACCATTAAGAATCCAGACGGGACAACCACCACAACTACTGTCAAAGATGGTAAAGATGGTCTAAACGGTAAAGACGGTATTGACGGCAAGACCTTTGCTCCAGTGGTAGAAAAAGGTCAAGATGGCACCACCACGATTAAGTTCTATCCTGTAGATCCTAAGACCGGTAAGCCAGATACCAGCCAAGCAGCCGTAGCGGAAGGTAGTGTCAAAGATGGTAAGGATGGTCGTGACGGTAAAGATGGTAAGGACGGTAAGTCTCCTCAAGTTTCAATTCAAAAAAATAATGACGGTACCCACACCATTACCATTAAGAACCCAGATGGCACGACAACTACATCCACAGTCAAAGACGGAAAAGATGGTAAATCACCTGAAGTGACTACCAAAGATAATGGTGACGGCAGCCATACCATCACTATTAAGAACCCAGATGGTACCAGCTCTAGCCTAACTATTCGGAATGGTAAAGACGGTAAAGACGGCCGTGACGGTAAGAATGGCCAGTCCCAACGCATCCGCACCGAAAAAGGCAAAGATAGCCAAGGTAATTCAGGTGTTTGGGTCATTATTACTGACGACAAGGGCCATGAATTGAGCCGTGAGTTCGTTCGCGATGGCAAGACCCCATCTGTTAAGGTGGAAGAAGGCAAGAACAGCCGCGGTGAATCTGGCCAATGGATCATTGTCTTCGATGGTGACGGCAATGAAGTCTCTCGTGAATTTGTCCGCGATGGTAAAGATGGGGCCTCATCGACTCTCGAAACCGTTCCAGGTAAGAATGAGAAGGGTGAATCCGGCCTTTGGGTCATCGTCAAAGATGGCGAAGGTAAGGAATCCAGCCGTCACTTCGTCCGCGATGGTAAAGACGGCAAGGACGGTAAGGATGGCCGCAGCGTACAGAAGATCTACAACCGTCAAGGGAAGTTGATCATCATCTTCTCAGACCATACAACTGAGGAAATTGAAATTCCATGCTGCAAACCATGCCCAGAAAGTCCTAGAACACCAAAACCAGACGATCCAACACCAAATGTTCCGGAAAAACCTGAGGAACCCGGACAGCCCGATAATCCAAATCCAGGCAAACCGAACGAACCAGGTGACCCAACACCAGGCGAACCAATCGTACCAGGTAACCCAACACCAGAAGTTCCAGGTCAACCAGGTAATCCAACACCAGGCGAACCAATCGTACCAGGTAACCCAACACCAGAAGTTCCAGGTCAACCAGGTAATCCAACGCCAGAAGTACCGAACGTGCCAGGTGACCCAACACCAGAAGTACCAAATGTACCGGGTGAGCCAACACCGGAAGGACCAAACGTACCAGGCGACCCAACGCCAGAAGTACCGAACATACCAGGTAATCCAACACCGGAAGTACCAATCGTACCAGGTAATCCTACGCCGGAAGTACCGAACGTACCAGGTAATCCAACGCCGGAAGTACCAAACGTACCAGGCGACCCAATGCCAGAAGTACCAAATGTACCTGCTGAACCAAGACCAGAAGTTCCAAATCAAGCAAGTGATCCAGACAATTCATTCAAGACTAAGGACAATGAATCGGTTACAAATAAAGAACAAGAAGTTCAAAACAAACAAGCGAGCTTACCGGCCACAGGTACAGAAGTGACATCAGCGATGACAGTGATTATTGCTTCATTACTACTAAGTAGTGGTGCCTTATTAGTCAAAAACAATAAGGAAGATTAATCGCTAACTCGAATGTTACTCACTTGATTTAGAGGGCATTAGACAAAAAAGAAGCAGAACAAGACTGAAAATAATCAGTTCTTGTTCTGCTTTTTTGCATAGCTATAGATAAAATTTAGAATGAGCTTGGGTCAAAATTCTTACGCTTTTTCATTGCTTCTGATCTTTGACGCGCTTGTCACATTTTTTAATCCAATAAATCATCAAAGACAACTCGGTAACGGTAGACTTTACTGTTTTTAACCTTCCATTGTCCATCGATTTTTTCGAAATAATCATCATAGTAGCCATAACCAATAAAGGCCGATACCCCTAGGTTAACTACCCGGTCTTCAAAGGGAAAGTAGGCGTGAGCCGTATTGTCTGAAGTGATTTCAACTTCAGGAATGTGTCCCATGTGGGCGCTTTGTACGTGCTCACCCATCAAGCGTTTAGCATTTCGAATAATTTCTTCACATGAGGTCGAAGGGGTGGTTTTTTGGGGGATGAGTGGATGTTGGCCCTTGATGGGGTCATGGGCAACCAGTGACGTATCAAAAGTGACATCGTCAGCAAATACTGTCCGAAGTAGGTCGAAATCCTTACTATCAATTGCCCGCCAATACCGTGCCTTACATTGTTTAATTTCTTCGATAGCAACTAATTGGTCGATTGTTTCCATAGTGAACCTCCGTATCCATGATTTTTTAGTTA
This genomic window from Aerococcus sp. Group 1 contains:
- a CDS encoding nuclear transport factor 2 family protein — its product is METIDQLVAIEEIKQCKARYWRAIDSKDFDLLRTVFADDVTFDTSLVAHDPIKGQHPLIPQKTTPSTSCEEIIRNAKRLMGEHVQSAHMGHIPEVEITSDNTAHAYFPFEDRVVNLGVSAFIGYGYYDDYFEKIDGQWKVKNSKVYRYRVVFDDLLD